A window of the Coprobacter fastidiosus genome harbors these coding sequences:
- the mnmA gene encoding tRNA 2-thiouridine(34) synthase MnmA, producing MNIAMLASGGVDSSVAVYQLKEAGYTPTLFYIRIGMEDKDKNLDCHSEEDIEIVTYIARKYGCPMEIVSLHNEYWEYVMGYAFETIKRGLTPNPDVMCNKFIKFGFFEKYWGKDFDKIATGHYANTRIMDDITYLATAKDTIKDQTDFLAQLNHVQISKLLFPIGNMMKGEVRTIALQQNLPSARRKDSQGICFLGNINYNQFIRNYLGEKEGDIIDLKSGHIVGRHKGYWFHTIGQRKGLGLSGGPWFVIKKDPEQNILYVSNGSDPETQYGNILDLSGFQFISGNPLGDLSHNTPITFKNRHTPEFTPGTIQCIDNNIVRITSEKKIQGIAPGQFGVIYSHDKELCLASGIIQ from the coding sequence ATGAATATAGCCATGTTAGCCTCCGGCGGGGTCGATAGTTCGGTTGCCGTCTATCAATTGAAAGAAGCCGGATATACTCCTACTCTATTTTACATCCGTATCGGTATGGAAGATAAAGATAAAAATCTGGACTGCCACTCGGAGGAAGATATAGAAATAGTCACTTATATAGCTCGTAAATACGGATGTCCGATGGAGATAGTTTCTCTACATAACGAATATTGGGAATATGTCATGGGGTATGCTTTCGAAACGATAAAAAGAGGTCTGACTCCTAATCCTGATGTAATGTGCAATAAATTCATCAAATTCGGATTTTTTGAAAAATATTGGGGAAAAGACTTCGATAAAATAGCTACAGGGCATTATGCTAATACCCGAATCATGGATGATATTACTTATCTCGCCACTGCAAAAGATACGATAAAAGATCAAACCGATTTTTTGGCACAACTTAATCACGTACAAATCTCCAAATTACTATTTCCTATCGGAAATATGATGAAAGGCGAAGTCAGAACAATTGCCTTACAACAGAATCTTCCGAGTGCTCGAAGAAAAGACAGTCAGGGAATTTGCTTCTTGGGGAATATTAACTATAACCAATTTATACGTAATTATTTAGGAGAAAAAGAAGGAGATATAATAGACTTAAAAAGTGGGCATATAGTCGGAAGACATAAAGGATACTGGTTTCACACCATCGGACAAAGAAAAGGTCTCGGCCTCAGCGGGGGGCCGTGGTTTGTCATAAAAAAAGATCCGGAACAGAATATACTATATGTTTCGAACGGATCTGACCCGGAAACACAATACGGAAACATTCTTGATTTAAGTGGATTCCAGTTCATATCCGGAAATCCTCTCGGAGACCTTTCACATAATACACCGATCACATTTAAAAACCGGCACACTCCGGAATTTACACCGGGAACGATACAATGCATCGACAATAATATTGTCAGAATCACTTCCGAAAAAAAAATACAAGGTATCGCCCCCGGACAATTCGGTGTCATATACAGCCATGATAAAGAACTTTGTCTGGCCAGCGGAATTATACAATAG
- a CDS encoding TolC family protein yields MIRSIVIFFLLICPLGVTAQETLTLSDCISKALESNYGIRIAKNEEQIERNNQNYSSFLPSLSAEGTQKESIINSKRKDANSGTEKKFSGSITDNYGANINLNWTIFDGLAMFTTHEKLNEFIAIGELKTRMAVENLIAQVNTEYYNVLVQKSLLDAAKQSLDLSRQRYEIALQKNRIGSLSGLELKQTKIDLNSDSSTLVKQQEQLRSAYITLNTLMNIDLHKRGYVKDTILLHPMYPKDEVQTLMLNNNTTLLIARREQKVSELDLKLARSAYFPSVDFTAGYSFSRTESPASISTFNQNTGPFWGVTLSVPLFNRLETRKKVRNAKIEIENSKLSYQEVELQMLSDLAQLYNSYENNLIMVGFESESAEVALVSLKTALERYRLGSLSGLEFREFQRSYLDAVTRKISAQFQAKSTEVSLLLLSGRLQIQ; encoded by the coding sequence ATGATAAGAAGTATTGTAATATTTTTTTTATTGATTTGTCCGTTGGGAGTAACGGCGCAAGAGACCTTAACGCTTTCCGATTGCATCAGTAAAGCATTGGAATCTAATTACGGTATCCGTATTGCAAAGAATGAAGAACAGATAGAGCGTAATAACCAGAATTATTCTTCTTTTTTGCCTTCACTTTCGGCAGAAGGTACACAGAAAGAATCGATTATAAATTCGAAAAGGAAAGATGCGAATAGCGGAACAGAGAAAAAATTCAGTGGCAGCATTACCGATAATTATGGTGCTAATATAAATTTGAACTGGACTATTTTTGATGGTTTGGCGATGTTTACGACCCATGAAAAACTCAATGAGTTTATTGCTATCGGAGAACTGAAAACTCGTATGGCTGTTGAGAATTTGATAGCACAAGTTAATACAGAATATTATAATGTATTGGTACAGAAGAGTTTGCTGGATGCAGCTAAGCAAAGTCTTGATCTTTCCCGTCAACGATATGAAATAGCCTTACAGAAAAACCGGATTGGGAGTCTTTCAGGTTTGGAGCTGAAGCAGACCAAAATCGATCTGAATTCTGATAGTTCGACATTAGTAAAGCAGCAAGAGCAGTTGCGTAGTGCTTATATTACATTGAATACGCTGATGAATATCGATCTGCATAAAAGAGGATATGTAAAAGATACGATACTGTTACATCCGATGTACCCGAAAGATGAAGTACAAACGTTGATGTTGAATAACAATACGACACTATTGATTGCTCGTCGGGAACAGAAAGTGTCGGAGCTTGATCTTAAATTGGCCCGGTCGGCTTATTTCCCTTCGGTAGATTTTACGGCAGGGTATAGTTTTTCACGGACTGAATCACCGGCATCTATATCGACTTTTAATCAGAATACCGGCCCGTTTTGGGGGGTTACACTTTCCGTACCGTTGTTTAATCGTTTAGAAACCCGTAAGAAGGTAAGAAATGCGAAGATTGAGATAGAAAATAGTAAGCTGAGTTATCAGGAAGTAGAGTTACAGATGTTAAGTGACTTGGCTCAACTTTATAACAGTTATGAGAATAACTTGATTATGGTCGGTTTTGAGTCGGAAAGTGCAGAAGTAGCATTGGTCAGCCTTAAAACCGCATTAGAAAGATATCGGCTCGGGAGTCTTTCGGGATTGGAGTTCAGAGAATTTCAACGAAGCTATTTAGATGCTGTAACTCGAAAAATTTCGGCTCAATTTCAGGCAAAATCAACCGAAGTCTCATTGTTGTTGTTGAGTGGTCGTTTACAGATTCAGTAA